One Sphingomonas sp. BT-65 genomic window carries:
- a CDS encoding alpha/beta hydrolase — MLRIDVLGGLTLRAGDEVLALPASRKTRALLAYLTIGRQAQRREHLCNLLWDVPDDPKGALRWSLSKLRTALSPFAPACLQADRERVWIDEGQIIVDLFDHQRLLDRAGNGPAAVADFGAAAAALRQPLLAGLDLPNQSQFQAWLTAVRDEAEMTHRRLLMRLALDGDSSPEEALPWCREWFECDPLNVRAASALNRTLIRLGRALDARAVIERYSQEARAAGLEVEEVGPGQDDPDTQAPAPAGSGADFLNRQTISFCTTSDRVRIALGTVGRGPPIVKAANWLNHLELDWYSPIWAPLFRELARDYRFIRYDERGNGLSDWQVADLSFDAFVRDLETVIDATTSGPVPLLGISQGCAVAIEYAARHPQRVSHLILWGGYAEGWRINATPEVRAEREAIFTLVRQGWGRADPAYRHLFSATFMPGATPAELDWFNNFQRETVSPENAVRFLEVFADIDVRHRLEDVRAPTLVMHARGDQRVPLALGGAIAAGIAGAEFVALDSYNHLLLGREPASAAFVGHIRQFLADHR; from the coding sequence ATGTTGCGGATTGACGTTCTCGGTGGTCTGACCTTGCGTGCGGGGGACGAGGTTCTCGCGCTTCCGGCGTCGCGAAAGACCCGGGCGCTGCTCGCCTATCTGACCATCGGCCGCCAGGCCCAGCGCCGCGAGCATTTGTGCAACCTTCTCTGGGATGTGCCGGATGATCCCAAGGGGGCCTTGCGTTGGTCCTTGAGCAAGCTGCGCACCGCATTGAGCCCCTTCGCGCCCGCGTGCCTACAGGCGGATCGCGAGCGGGTGTGGATCGACGAGGGCCAGATCATTGTCGACCTGTTCGATCATCAGCGGCTGCTCGACCGGGCGGGAAACGGCCCGGCTGCGGTCGCCGACTTCGGCGCCGCCGCCGCCGCCCTGCGCCAGCCGCTGCTCGCCGGCCTCGATCTCCCCAACCAGAGTCAGTTCCAGGCATGGCTGACCGCGGTGCGGGACGAGGCCGAGATGACGCACCGGCGCCTGCTGATGCGGCTGGCGCTGGACGGCGACAGTTCGCCCGAGGAAGCACTGCCATGGTGCCGCGAATGGTTTGAGTGCGATCCGCTGAACGTGCGCGCCGCTTCCGCGTTGAACCGAACCCTCATCCGCCTCGGCCGTGCGCTGGATGCCAGGGCGGTCATCGAGCGCTATTCGCAGGAGGCCCGGGCCGCGGGCCTCGAGGTGGAGGAGGTCGGCCCAGGCCAGGACGACCCGGACACGCAGGCTCCGGCACCTGCCGGCTCCGGCGCCGACTTCCTCAATCGCCAGACGATCAGCTTCTGCACGACGTCCGACCGCGTGCGGATCGCGCTCGGCACGGTCGGCCGGGGCCCACCCATCGTCAAGGCCGCCAATTGGCTGAACCATCTCGAGCTGGACTGGTACAGCCCGATCTGGGCGCCGCTGTTCCGCGAGCTGGCGCGCGACTATCGCTTCATTCGGTACGACGAGCGCGGCAACGGCCTTTCGGACTGGCAGGTCGCTGACCTGAGCTTCGACGCCTTCGTGCGGGATCTGGAAACCGTCATCGACGCGACGACCTCAGGGCCCGTCCCGCTGCTCGGAATATCGCAGGGATGCGCGGTGGCGATCGAATATGCCGCACGCCATCCGCAGCGCGTGAGCCACCTGATCCTGTGGGGCGGCTATGCCGAAGGCTGGCGGATCAACGCCACGCCGGAAGTCCGCGCCGAACGCGAGGCGATCTTCACTCTGGTCCGCCAGGGATGGGGTCGGGCCGATCCCGCCTATCGGCACCTCTTTTCCGCCACCTTCATGCCCGGTGCGACCCCGGCCGAGCTCGACTGGTTCAACAACTTCCAGCGCGAGACCGTCTCGCCGGAAAACGCCGTTCGCTTCCTCGAAGTGTTCGCCGACATCGACGTGCGGCACCGGCTCGAGGATGTCCGCGCGCCGACCCTGGTGATGCACGCACGCGGCGACCAGCGCGTTCCTCTGGCGCTGGGCGGCGCGATCGCCGCGGGCATCGCCGGGGCCGAGTTCGTGGCGCTCGACAGCTACAACCACCTCCTCCTCGGCCGCGAACCGGCGTCGGCGGCCTTTGTCGGTCACATTCGCCAGTTCCTCGCCGACCACCGCTGA
- a CDS encoding response regulator transcription factor: protein MSRRLRTDPAPPSSSGLPLTDRQLECLRWISQGKSSADIGVILRISGRTVDYHVTAICERLGVRTRMQAVAQAIQRGWLAS from the coding sequence GTGTCCCGGAGACTCCGGACGGACCCTGCTCCGCCGAGTTCCTCCGGCCTCCCGCTGACCGACCGGCAGCTGGAATGTCTGCGCTGGATCAGCCAGGGCAAGAGCTCCGCCGATATCGGCGTCATCCTGCGCATCTCCGGCCGCACCGTCGACTATCACGTCACTGCAATCTGCGAGCGGCTTGGCGTGCGCACGCGCATGCAGGCGGTCGCTCAGGCGATCCAGCGCGGATGGTTGGCCAGCTAG
- a CDS encoding TonB-dependent receptor domain-containing protein, whose amino-acid sequence MTKILCRRGLSGAALLAIAVTLAQPAFAQDMSAAPAQADDVPSSPDGQPAGSGSEEIVVTGSRIARPNLENSTPTLVVDSTLLNRQGFENIADIATSLPQFAPAFGGGRTTSSFSGATASGLNTTNLRNLAPIRSVVLINGRRVPGGTPLSTAVDFNTLPTANIDRIEIITGGASAVYGADAVAGVVNIITKSDFRGFQAGASYGIAERGYNENPNGYVMFGTGLGDSGHALFTLQYTYEGLVSCADAYICNTDIRYNNPAEGPVRAPDGGLTGVPPYSGVVPGGRFFIGSGSLTRNLSTGQLQTFNLARDGFNRNPERTLAIPTRRIMFAAEADYPITDSVTAFAEFNYGRSSTDGPIEAAPFQGTTNVFGGQPGVPGVPVTIPVDNPFFLAATTPAQRAALTPAQIANGIDWSQRFSEFGKRGATNERNTIRAAAGLKGEFSIGDSEWNWEASYVYGRTELNSSTDGLVGTDRLYYGLRVEADPANPGSYRCSDAGARASGCVPINPFAPYTQDQIDYLVVKAGQSGISTLHDFNAFVSGSPFSLPAGPVSVALGVEYRTFSGFQDTDESIQRGLTTGNQIGDNEFVEIRTKEAFGELIVPILRDESFTKNLEFEGGYRISDPNRGDSYQTWKLGGTWEPIAGIRFRGVRARAVRAPTPGELTGLGQTFGSVDDPCRAVNRNANPTRAANCTADGVPADYAPPLSVQQNVAGTIGGNPNLEPERADTWTYGLVLAPQFLRGFTLTVDRFDVKIGGFINTVGRQAKVNLCYDTADRQFCDDITRGPRSEIPGNWALTAIDDQLLNVSEFRVKGFDIEARYSFDPGMALFSGPSRLTLQVLSTIYDEAEQTQPDGSITKLDGYAGGDTSNQGFLRWQATGNVMYSSGPFDLTYSMRYIPKTEASPFLTGFPKIPAADYHNIRMSFSVAEQMQFYAGVNNLFDRKPPIVPDNTSGSQAQNTISGFYDVFGRSYFVGTRLTF is encoded by the coding sequence ATGACCAAGATCCTTTGTCGCCGCGGCTTGAGCGGCGCCGCGTTGCTCGCGATCGCCGTAACGCTGGCGCAGCCGGCATTCGCGCAGGACATGTCCGCCGCGCCGGCGCAGGCCGATGACGTGCCTTCCTCACCCGATGGCCAACCGGCCGGGAGCGGGAGCGAGGAAATCGTCGTCACCGGATCGCGCATCGCGCGGCCCAACCTCGAGAACAGCACGCCGACCCTGGTCGTCGATTCCACCCTGCTCAACCGCCAGGGATTCGAGAACATTGCCGACATCGCGACATCGCTGCCACAGTTCGCCCCCGCGTTCGGCGGCGGGCGTACCACCTCGTCATTCTCGGGGGCGACTGCCTCCGGCCTCAACACGACCAACCTCAGGAACCTGGCGCCGATCCGCAGCGTGGTGCTGATCAACGGCCGCCGCGTGCCCGGAGGCACGCCGCTCAGCACGGCAGTCGATTTCAATACCCTGCCGACCGCGAACATCGACCGGATCGAGATCATTACCGGCGGTGCCTCTGCGGTCTATGGCGCCGACGCGGTCGCCGGCGTGGTCAACATCATCACCAAGAGCGACTTCCGCGGTTTCCAGGCGGGAGCGAGCTACGGCATCGCCGAGCGCGGCTATAACGAGAACCCGAACGGCTATGTGATGTTCGGCACCGGCCTGGGCGACAGCGGGCACGCGCTGTTCACGCTGCAATATACTTACGAAGGCTTGGTGTCCTGCGCCGATGCCTATATCTGCAATACCGATATCCGCTACAACAATCCGGCCGAGGGCCCAGTGCGCGCGCCGGACGGCGGGCTGACCGGCGTGCCGCCCTATTCGGGTGTCGTGCCGGGGGGTCGGTTCTTCATCGGTTCGGGCAGCCTGACCCGCAACCTGTCGACCGGCCAGCTGCAGACGTTCAACCTCGCGCGGGATGGCTTCAATCGCAATCCGGAACGGACTTTGGCGATCCCCACCCGCCGCATCATGTTCGCGGCTGAGGCCGACTATCCCATAACCGATTCAGTCACCGCCTTTGCCGAATTCAACTACGGCCGTTCATCGACGGATGGCCCGATCGAGGCTGCACCATTCCAGGGCACGACCAACGTGTTCGGCGGCCAACCCGGAGTGCCCGGTGTGCCCGTGACGATACCGGTCGATAACCCGTTCTTCCTGGCCGCAACGACGCCGGCGCAGCGTGCGGCGCTCACGCCGGCGCAAATCGCGAACGGCATCGACTGGTCGCAGCGTTTCTCCGAGTTCGGCAAGCGCGGCGCGACGAACGAGCGCAACACCATTCGAGCTGCGGCCGGCCTCAAGGGCGAGTTCTCGATCGGCGACTCCGAATGGAATTGGGAAGCGTCCTACGTCTACGGCCGGACGGAGCTCAACAGCTCGACCGACGGATTGGTCGGTACCGACCGGCTTTACTACGGTCTTCGGGTCGAGGCCGATCCCGCCAATCCCGGCAGCTATCGGTGCAGTGACGCCGGCGCCCGGGCGTCCGGCTGCGTGCCGATCAATCCGTTCGCGCCTTACACACAGGATCAGATCGACTATCTGGTCGTGAAGGCCGGGCAGAGCGGCATCAGCACGTTGCACGATTTCAACGCGTTCGTGTCGGGTTCGCCCTTTTCGCTGCCGGCCGGACCGGTCAGCGTGGCGCTGGGCGTGGAATACCGCACCTTCTCGGGGTTCCAGGATACCGACGAATCGATCCAGCGCGGGCTGACGACCGGCAACCAGATCGGCGATAATGAATTCGTGGAGATCCGCACCAAGGAAGCCTTTGGCGAGCTGATCGTGCCGATCCTGCGGGACGAGTCGTTCACGAAGAATCTGGAGTTCGAAGGCGGCTACCGCATTTCCGATCCGAACCGCGGCGACAGCTATCAGACTTGGAAACTAGGCGGGACGTGGGAGCCCATTGCCGGCATCCGTTTCCGCGGCGTGCGCGCCCGCGCCGTTCGCGCACCGACGCCCGGCGAGCTGACCGGCCTCGGGCAGACCTTCGGCTCGGTCGACGATCCGTGCCGCGCGGTGAATCGCAATGCCAATCCGACGCGCGCGGCCAATTGCACGGCCGATGGCGTGCCGGCGGACTATGCGCCGCCGCTGTCCGTTCAGCAGAATGTGGCCGGGACGATCGGCGGCAATCCCAATTTGGAGCCTGAACGCGCCGATACCTGGACCTATGGGTTGGTTCTCGCGCCGCAGTTCTTGCGGGGCTTTACGCTGACGGTGGATCGGTTCGACGTGAAGATCGGCGGCTTCATCAACACCGTCGGGCGCCAGGCAAAGGTCAACCTCTGCTACGACACTGCCGACCGGCAATTCTGCGACGACATCACGCGTGGCCCGCGGTCGGAGATCCCCGGCAACTGGGCGCTGACGGCGATCGACGATCAGTTGCTCAACGTCAGCGAGTTTCGGGTCAAGGGCTTCGATATCGAGGCGCGATATTCGTTCGATCCGGGGATGGCGTTGTTCAGCGGGCCAAGCCGGCTGACGCTGCAGGTCCTGTCGACGATCTATGACGAGGCTGAGCAGACTCAGCCCGACGGCAGCATCACCAAGCTGGACGGCTACGCCGGCGGCGACACCTCGAACCAGGGCTTCCTGCGCTGGCAGGCAACCGGCAACGTGATGTACAGTTCGGGGCCCTTCGACCTCACCTACAGCATGCGGTACATCCCGAAGACGGAAGCCAGCCCGTTCTTGACGGGGTTCCCCAAGATTCCCGCCGCCGACTACCACAACATACGGATGAGCTTCTCGGTCGCCGAGCAAATGCAATTCTATGCGGGCGTGAACAACCTGTTCGACCGCAAGCCTCCGATCGTTCCGGACAATACGTCGGGGTCGCAGGCGCAGAACACGATCTCGGGCTTCTACGATGTCTTTGGCCGCTCCTATTTTGTTGGGACGCGATTGACCTTCTGA
- a CDS encoding LytTR family DNA-binding domain-containing protein, whose amino-acid sequence MIPLTVMTIDDEPLALRRLELAIAEVPGFVHVADADGCGTGLSRFAECRPDIIIVDIKMRDGTGFDFVDRLQATRFPAIIFATAFDHFAARAFETPAVDYVLKPIEIPRLRAALHRARARLADGAAATTIAELRAVVENLRRATPGSAEVPGEREVWVRGSRGTMTRIAIADIRFVTSEDDYVRLHLADRSYLVRMSIRAFADQVPVDEFIRVHRRALVRRTEIIDVIRTGSRVQAVLADGRTVEAGRIYARGLLDMIRSAQLG is encoded by the coding sequence ATGATCCCGCTCACCGTCATGACCATCGATGACGAGCCGCTGGCACTGCGCCGGCTCGAACTCGCCATCGCCGAGGTGCCCGGTTTCGTTCACGTGGCCGACGCGGATGGCTGCGGGACGGGCCTCTCGCGTTTCGCGGAATGCCGCCCCGATATCATCATCGTCGATATCAAGATGCGCGATGGTACCGGCTTCGACTTTGTCGACCGGCTGCAGGCAACGCGTTTCCCGGCGATCATCTTCGCGACGGCGTTCGACCATTTCGCAGCGCGCGCGTTCGAAACGCCAGCGGTGGACTACGTCCTGAAGCCGATCGAGATTCCGCGTTTGCGGGCCGCGCTGCACCGCGCACGGGCGCGGTTGGCCGACGGCGCCGCGGCGACCACCATTGCCGAGCTGCGCGCCGTCGTGGAGAATCTGCGGCGCGCGACGCCCGGATCGGCGGAGGTGCCCGGCGAGCGGGAAGTCTGGGTCCGCGGCAGCCGGGGTACGATGACGCGGATCGCAATCGCCGACATCCGCTTCGTCACCAGCGAAGACGACTATGTTCGCCTTCACCTCGCTGACCGGTCCTATCTGGTCCGCATGTCGATCCGCGCCTTTGCCGATCAGGTGCCGGTCGACGAGTTCATCCGCGTTCACCGGCGCGCGCTGGTGCGGCGCACCGAAATCATCGATGTGATCCGGACGGGATCCCGGGTTCAGGCTGTGCTCGCGGATGGCCGCACCGTTGAGGCGGGGCGGATCTACGCCCGCGGCCTGCTCGACATGATCCGCAGCGCCCAGCTCGGCTGA
- a CDS encoding sensor histidine kinase translates to MDRPAPVIIDELPAAASPPIRGLVAMSAVFWISSFAVLAVGDMSRAPDRALAIVGMRIALTALGMGFCLLIHLLLRRLHHRGFRDRVIALVIVAPVCAELFAWANYFGMEVAFGVPVHVPAVNLASAIGSVMQFTWLFLAWAGFYFALYYSAESEAKERRAGQLRVLAQQAQLQALAYQINPHFLFNSLNAVSALMLDGRIADAEQIVTRLARFLRHTLALDPTSDITLGQEVAIQREYLAIEQQRFPDLAAEFQIPEALVNARLPALSLQPLVENAVKHGVARSAPPTWIRIAASADEEQLEVTVENGGGGQSRGMAEPDGAGVGLANVRDRLARLFGERGRLAAGRLDDGTFRAVVSLPLSVLR, encoded by the coding sequence ATGGACCGCCCCGCGCCTGTAATCATCGACGAACTGCCCGCCGCTGCCTCGCCGCCTATTCGGGGCCTGGTAGCGATGAGCGCGGTATTCTGGATTTCCAGTTTCGCCGTGCTGGCGGTGGGCGACATGTCGCGCGCGCCCGATCGCGCGCTGGCGATCGTCGGGATGCGGATCGCGCTGACCGCACTGGGCATGGGTTTCTGCCTTCTCATTCACCTGTTGCTGCGGCGCCTTCACCACCGCGGCTTTCGCGATCGCGTGATCGCATTGGTAATCGTCGCGCCGGTCTGTGCCGAACTGTTCGCCTGGGCCAATTATTTCGGAATGGAGGTGGCGTTCGGCGTGCCTGTGCACGTGCCCGCGGTGAACCTGGCCAGCGCGATCGGCAGCGTGATGCAATTCACCTGGCTTTTCCTGGCCTGGGCCGGCTTCTACTTTGCGCTCTATTATTCGGCCGAATCCGAAGCCAAGGAGCGCCGCGCCGGTCAGCTGCGCGTGCTTGCCCAACAGGCACAGCTCCAGGCGCTGGCCTACCAGATCAACCCCCATTTCCTGTTCAACAGCTTGAACGCGGTTTCCGCACTCATGCTGGATGGCCGGATCGCCGACGCGGAGCAGATCGTGACGCGGCTCGCGCGCTTTCTGCGGCATACGCTCGCGCTCGATCCCACATCCGACATCACATTGGGCCAGGAAGTCGCGATTCAGCGCGAGTATCTGGCGATCGAGCAGCAGCGCTTTCCCGACCTGGCGGCCGAATTCCAGATCCCGGAAGCGCTCGTCAACGCGCGGTTGCCGGCGCTTTCGCTCCAACCGCTGGTCGAGAACGCTGTCAAGCACGGTGTCGCGCGTTCGGCGCCGCCGACCTGGATCCGGATCGCCGCCAGCGCTGACGAAGAGCAGTTGGAAGTCACTGTCGAGAATGGCGGCGGTGGCCAATCAAGAGGCATGGCGGAGCCGGACGGCGCCGGCGTCGGGCTCGCCAATGTCCGCGACCGACTGGCGCGGCTCTTCGGAGAGCGCGGCCGGCTCGCCGCCGGGCGGCTCGACGACGGCACGTTCCGCGCGGTGGTCTCGTTGCCGTTGAGCGTCCTTCGATGA
- a CDS encoding alkaline phosphatase codes for MKMPVLDRRKLLAGAGGLALFSGFGHVAWAAPKFTAYPFSLGVASGDPLPDGFVIWTRLAPKPLEEHGGMPMAAVAVRWEVAEDERFARIVQSGEAVARPELGHSVHVEIGGLKPHRPYWYRFLVESAQASPVGRARTAPAAGGAVDRVRLAVAGCQAYPHGWYEAWRHLSLEDDLDAVFHYGDYIYETAGHPAPEHLLIKDAAGNVVDRSHFGDEIYTVDDYRRRYAQYKSDSHLQAAHASAAFISSFDDHEVENNWAGIWDQNGTPPEAFLLRRLAAMQAWYENMPVRRAQMPQPGAFAMYRRLDYGRLLRMHVLDTRSYRTDQLCAKLNQKACRAEVGPDTTMLGPAQEAWLGEGLSNSARWNLIAQQVFVMPLYTKGANDERQMRPGEDSWSGYAASRARLVKAITDRKLSNVVIATGDAHINAIGTVPLRDQEPNGPAAATEFLATSITSGGDGSPGVIPRHRALLDASPNVSLLNNQRGYHTYDLTPKEWRTDVKVLDRIQSPGGTLRTLARFAVMPDRAELHRA; via the coding sequence ATGAAGATGCCCGTGCTCGATCGCCGCAAGCTGCTGGCCGGTGCCGGCGGACTGGCGCTGTTCTCCGGCTTCGGCCACGTCGCCTGGGCCGCGCCCAAGTTCACTGCCTATCCCTTCTCGCTCGGAGTCGCCTCGGGCGATCCGCTGCCGGATGGTTTCGTGATCTGGACGCGGCTCGCTCCCAAGCCGCTGGAGGAACATGGCGGCATGCCGATGGCCGCCGTGGCGGTACGCTGGGAGGTGGCCGAGGACGAGCGCTTCGCGCGCATCGTTCAGTCGGGCGAGGCGGTAGCGCGGCCGGAGCTCGGGCATTCGGTCCATGTCGAGATCGGCGGGCTCAAGCCGCACCGGCCTTATTGGTATCGCTTCCTGGTGGAGAGCGCGCAGGCGAGCCCGGTCGGGCGGGCCCGCACCGCGCCGGCGGCGGGCGGCGCCGTCGATCGCGTCCGGCTCGCTGTCGCGGGCTGCCAAGCATATCCGCACGGCTGGTACGAGGCGTGGCGCCACTTGAGCCTCGAGGACGATCTCGACGCCGTCTTCCATTACGGGGATTATATCTACGAGACCGCAGGCCACCCGGCTCCCGAGCATCTGCTCATAAAGGACGCAGCAGGCAATGTCGTCGATCGCTCGCACTTCGGCGACGAGATCTACACGGTCGACGATTATCGACGCCGCTACGCCCAATATAAGAGCGACTCGCATCTTCAGGCCGCGCACGCCTCGGCCGCGTTCATCAGCTCTTTCGACGACCATGAGGTCGAGAACAACTGGGCGGGGATCTGGGATCAGAACGGCACGCCGCCCGAAGCCTTTCTGTTGCGCCGCCTCGCCGCAATGCAGGCATGGTATGAGAACATGCCCGTGCGCCGCGCGCAGATGCCGCAGCCCGGTGCCTTCGCCATGTACCGCCGGCTCGATTATGGTCGGCTGCTCCGCATGCACGTGCTCGACACGCGCAGCTATCGCACCGATCAGCTTTGCGCCAAGCTGAACCAGAAGGCGTGCCGTGCCGAGGTCGGGCCGGACACGACCATGCTTGGCCCAGCCCAGGAAGCCTGGCTCGGCGAGGGCCTGAGCAATTCGGCGCGTTGGAACCTCATCGCCCAGCAGGTTTTCGTCATGCCGCTCTACACGAAGGGTGCGAACGACGAGCGGCAGATGCGCCCGGGCGAGGACAGCTGGAGTGGCTATGCGGCGTCGCGCGCACGGCTGGTCAAGGCGATTACCGACCGCAAGCTAAGCAACGTCGTCATCGCCACTGGCGACGCGCACATCAACGCGATCGGCACCGTGCCGCTACGCGATCAGGAACCGAACGGACCGGCGGCCGCGACCGAGTTCCTCGCGACCTCGATCACTTCCGGTGGAGACGGCAGTCCCGGCGTGATCCCGCGGCATCGGGCCCTGCTCGATGCCAGCCCAAACGTGTCGCTGCTCAACAATCAGCGCGGATACCACACCTACGATCTCACGCCGAAGGAGTGGCGTACCGACGTGAAGGTGCTCGACCGCATCCAGAGCCCCGGCGGGACGCTGCGCACTCTGGCGCGCTTCGCCGTCATGCCCGACAGGGCTGAATTGCATCGAGCCTGA